From Megalobrama amblycephala isolate DHTTF-2021 linkage group LG24, ASM1881202v1, whole genome shotgun sequence, the proteins below share one genomic window:
- the tnnc1b gene encoding troponin C type 1b (slow) — protein MDDVYKAAVENLTEEQKNEFRAAFDIFVQDAEDGCISTKELGKVMRMLGQNPTQEELQEMVDEVDEDGSGTVDFDEFLVMMVRCMKEESKGKSEEELAEVFRMFDKNGDGYIDLDELKNMLESTGEAITEDDIEELMKDGDKNNDGKIDYDEFLDFMKGVE, from the exons ATGGATGATGTATATAAAGCAGCG GTGGAGAACTTGACAGAAGAACAGAAAAATG AGTTTCGCGCTGCGTTCGACATCTTCGTGCAGGATGCTGAGGATGGCTGCATCAGCACTAAGGAGTTGGGGAAAGTGATGAGGATGCTGGGCCAGAACCCCACTCAAGAAGAGCTGCAGGAAATGGTAGATGAAGTAGATGAGGATG GAAGCGGGACAGTGGACTTTGATGAGTTCTTGGTGATGATGGTGCGCTGTATGAAAGAGGAGAGCAAAGGAAAATCAGAAGAGGAGCTGGCTGAGGTCTTCCGCATGTTTGATAA GAATGGAGATGGTTACATTGATTTAGATGAGCTGAAGAACATGCTGGAATCGACAGGTGAGGCCATCACTGAGGACGACATTGAGGAGCTCATGAAGGACGGAGACAAGAACAACGACGGCAAGATCGATTACGACG AGTTCTTGGACTTCATGAAGGGTGTCGAGTAA
- the si:dkey-32e6.6 gene encoding extracellular matrix protein 2 isoform X1: MQAFLVFCLCLGVLVVDGEALNDLDSLITLSPLTDVSSSQHPPVDSSSESVSGEKRANQAQRTKQSSDTATDTKSAMGRTEAVWVELNAVLERWGGAAGKLNAILRELKEEKKRLMDQGEEQKAKKKEEDEDEDEEDDDEEEEEEEEEEEEEEEEEEENEEEEAEEEENDASNSTLTQDGFIDSLPEGCQYGETRISCKQIGLSHLPVITNLEVTILELPGNNLTRIPSRGFSGLPDLEELDLSMNMLDDSSFDLSLFMNLTKLKSLKLDGNELTTIPRLPSSLEDLKINSNKINQLASHSFKGLTNLQVLELTGNILYEGSIAPWAFKPLKALKYLRLDKNRFSSIPAGLPPSLEDLRLQENQIVEVQDRLLDKCVHLKVLDLSHNLLKENSIYPEAWIKLPKLEALDLSHNQMAVVPTDLPRALRQLSLQHNHIHSIPPYSLSHLRPGLQSLRLSHNLLEEHGVLGKSFRGVYQTLVELHLDNNRFERVPNNMRHFKNLQLLRLDHNRISSVPVKSICKVKRTEESPLSAVHLEYNYINVQKIHRAAFSCIRDRSKIILEPQSQTQG, from the exons ATGCAGGCTTTTTTGGTGTTCTGCTTGTGCTTAGGAGTTTTAGTTGTGGACGGAGAAGCGCTGAACGATCTGGATTCGCTCATCACATTGTCACCTCTTACTGATGTTTCATCCTCACAGCATCCACCGGTGGATTCTTCTTCAGAATCAGTATCAG GTGAAAAGAGAGCCAATCAAGCACAAAGAACGAAGCAATCGAGCGACACTGCCACAGATACAAAG TCAGCTATGGGGCGAACTGAGGCCGTGTGGGTGGAGCTCAATGCTGTGTTGGAGAGATGGGGTGGGGCAGCAGGGAAACTAAACGCAATCTTGAGGGAActcaaagaggaaaaaaaacgcCTTATGGACCAAGGGGAAGAGCAGAAAGCAAAGAAAAAGGAAgaggatgaagatgaagatgaggaagatgatgatgaggaagaagaagaagaagaagaggaggaggaagaagaagaagaggaggaagaggaaaatGAAGAAGAGGAAGCCGAAGAGGAGGAGAATGATGCCTCTAACAGCACCCTGACCCAAGATGGATTCATAGACTCATTACCAGAAGGCTGCCAATATGGAGAAACTAGAATTTCCTGCAAGCAGATTGGCTTGTCCCACCTGCCAGTCATCACGAACCTGGAAGTCACCATACTTGAACTGCCTG GGAATAACTTAACAAGAATTCCTTCCCGTGGTTTTTCTGGACTGCCAGATCTTGAAGAGCTTGACCTAAGTATGAACATGCTGGACGACTCCTCTTTCGACCTAAGTCTCTTTATG AATCTGACAAAGCTGAAAAGTCTGAAACTTGACGGCAATGAACTTACAACAATTCCACGCTTGCCATCTTCTTTGGAGGATCTAAAGATAAACagcaataaaataaaccaaCTGGCTTCACACAGCTTCAAAG GCTTGACTAATCTACAAGTCTTAGAACTGACAGGAAACATCCTCTATGAGGGCAGTATTGCACCCTGGGCTTTCAAACCTCTGAAGGCACTTAAATATTTACGACTGGataaaaacagattcagttCCATTCCAGCGGGATTACCCCCATCTTTAGAG GACTTAAGGTTGCAGGAAAATCAAATAGTGGAGGTGCAGGACAGGCTTCTGGATAAGTGTGTCCACCTGAAGGTGTTAGATCTCAGTCACAACCTCCTGAAAGAGAACAGCATCTACCCCGAGGCTTGGATTAAACTGCC GAAGCTGGAAGCTCTTGACCTGTCCCATAACCAGATGGCAGTGGTGCCCACAGATCTGCCCAGGGCCTTGCGCCAACTCTCCCTGCAGCACAATCACATTCACTCCATTCCTCCATACTCATTGAGTCACCTCCGCCCAGGCTTACAGTCCCTACGCCTCTCCCACAACCTGTTGGAAGAGCACGGGGTGCTGGGGAAGTCATTTCGTGGCGTTTATCAAACACTGGTGGAGTTACACTTGGACAACAATAGGTTTGAGAGGGTGCCCAACAATATGCGGCACTTCAAGAACCTCCAGCTATTGCGTCTAGACCACAACCGTATAAG CTCTGTTCCAGTGAAATCAATCTGTAAGGTTAAAAGGACGGAGGAATCTCCCCTGTCAGCTGTCCATTTAGAGTACAACTACATCAATGTGCAGAAAATCCATCGTGCTGCTTTCTCCTGCATTCGGGACCGCAGCAAGATCATACTGGAGCCCCAGAGCCAAACACAGGGCTAG
- the si:dkey-32e6.6 gene encoding extracellular matrix protein 2 isoform X2, which produces MGRTEAVWVELNAVLERWGGAAGKLNAILRELKEEKKRLMDQGEEQKAKKKEEDEDEDEEDDDEEEEEEEEEEEEEEEEEEENEEEEAEEEENDASNSTLTQDGFIDSLPEGCQYGETRISCKQIGLSHLPVITNLEVTILELPGNNLTRIPSRGFSGLPDLEELDLSMNMLDDSSFDLSLFMNLTKLKSLKLDGNELTTIPRLPSSLEDLKINSNKINQLASHSFKGLTNLQVLELTGNILYEGSIAPWAFKPLKALKYLRLDKNRFSSIPAGLPPSLEDLRLQENQIVEVQDRLLDKCVHLKVLDLSHNLLKENSIYPEAWIKLPKLEALDLSHNQMAVVPTDLPRALRQLSLQHNHIHSIPPYSLSHLRPGLQSLRLSHNLLEEHGVLGKSFRGVYQTLVELHLDNNRFERVPNNMRHFKNLQLLRLDHNRISSVPVKSICKVKRTEESPLSAVHLEYNYINVQKIHRAAFSCIRDRSKIILEPQSQTQG; this is translated from the exons ATGGGGCGAACTGAGGCCGTGTGGGTGGAGCTCAATGCTGTGTTGGAGAGATGGGGTGGGGCAGCAGGGAAACTAAACGCAATCTTGAGGGAActcaaagaggaaaaaaaacgcCTTATGGACCAAGGGGAAGAGCAGAAAGCAAAGAAAAAGGAAgaggatgaagatgaagatgaggaagatgatgatgaggaagaagaagaagaagaagaggaggaggaagaagaagaagaggaggaagaggaaaatGAAGAAGAGGAAGCCGAAGAGGAGGAGAATGATGCCTCTAACAGCACCCTGACCCAAGATGGATTCATAGACTCATTACCAGAAGGCTGCCAATATGGAGAAACTAGAATTTCCTGCAAGCAGATTGGCTTGTCCCACCTGCCAGTCATCACGAACCTGGAAGTCACCATACTTGAACTGCCTG GGAATAACTTAACAAGAATTCCTTCCCGTGGTTTTTCTGGACTGCCAGATCTTGAAGAGCTTGACCTAAGTATGAACATGCTGGACGACTCCTCTTTCGACCTAAGTCTCTTTATG AATCTGACAAAGCTGAAAAGTCTGAAACTTGACGGCAATGAACTTACAACAATTCCACGCTTGCCATCTTCTTTGGAGGATCTAAAGATAAACagcaataaaataaaccaaCTGGCTTCACACAGCTTCAAAG GCTTGACTAATCTACAAGTCTTAGAACTGACAGGAAACATCCTCTATGAGGGCAGTATTGCACCCTGGGCTTTCAAACCTCTGAAGGCACTTAAATATTTACGACTGGataaaaacagattcagttCCATTCCAGCGGGATTACCCCCATCTTTAGAG GACTTAAGGTTGCAGGAAAATCAAATAGTGGAGGTGCAGGACAGGCTTCTGGATAAGTGTGTCCACCTGAAGGTGTTAGATCTCAGTCACAACCTCCTGAAAGAGAACAGCATCTACCCCGAGGCTTGGATTAAACTGCC GAAGCTGGAAGCTCTTGACCTGTCCCATAACCAGATGGCAGTGGTGCCCACAGATCTGCCCAGGGCCTTGCGCCAACTCTCCCTGCAGCACAATCACATTCACTCCATTCCTCCATACTCATTGAGTCACCTCCGCCCAGGCTTACAGTCCCTACGCCTCTCCCACAACCTGTTGGAAGAGCACGGGGTGCTGGGGAAGTCATTTCGTGGCGTTTATCAAACACTGGTGGAGTTACACTTGGACAACAATAGGTTTGAGAGGGTGCCCAACAATATGCGGCACTTCAAGAACCTCCAGCTATTGCGTCTAGACCACAACCGTATAAG CTCTGTTCCAGTGAAATCAATCTGTAAGGTTAAAAGGACGGAGGAATCTCCCCTGTCAGCTGTCCATTTAGAGTACAACTACATCAATGTGCAGAAAATCCATCGTGCTGCTTTCTCCTGCATTCGGGACCGCAGCAAGATCATACTGGAGCCCCAGAGCCAAACACAGGGCTAG